The sequence AGCAACCAGCCACAGTGGGCCTCGTATGGCCCAGGGAGCCCTTATTTCAGAAGCAACCAGCGCACCGTCTACGAAGCCGCGTTGGGCGGAAAGCCTTTGCTCATCTCGCCACAGAGAGGAGTGTGGGCCCCATGAAGGAAGCCCCTCCCTCCATTCAGCTTCGAGACAAAGGTGGTTGGCTGGCCGCGCAGGACGGCCTCGTCATCTCCTTCTACCTCAACACCTCCCCTGAAGAAGTCGCGCCTGCCATCTGGCGCTCCCTCCAGCGCTATCTCCAGGTCATCCCGCCCAAAACCTTGAATTGGTACGTCTCGGACGAGGGAGACATGGCCCCATTGGATGATATGGGCTGGGAGCAGATCCGTCAGTACCTGCTTGAACCTCCATGGAACGGCGCCTGGGCGATCGAGTTGTCGGAGAGCCCTAGCGAGGCGGGAAGCTACCAGTTCGAGTACTATGGGCGGCGGCCAGGCGATCCCCTCTACAAGGATCCGACCACATCCGTTTCATTCGCATTCCCGACCCAGGACCTGCGGGAACATGGCGCACTCCGGATGCGCGCATTGGCCCTTGAGCTGGCGGAGGAATTGCCTTTCAACTTCGGATACGTCAGTCCCGCCATTGTCTCGCCCCATGGCTACTGGTCTTCGGGGGATGGGCACCTTCTCGAGGCGCTCCTCAATCGATACCCCAGTCTGGACCTCTACCACGCCAGCACCTATAGCTCGCTCATCGGTACGCAGGCGCTGAGTCCCACATGGCTTACCTTTCTGGGTCAGCCCCTGTTGGGACAAATGGGTGGCATCGACGCGCTCCGGAACGCGCTTTCCTTTCCGGAGGTCTCCCTGCTCCCCATGGACGGGGACCGTGTTCTCGTCACCCTGGACGAATGGCCAGCGCTCATCGACACAGAGCGGGAGGCCATCCCTCCCCAGTATCGCGCGCTGGCACGCCTGATGGAGCCCTTCCTCTTCCAGTACAAAAGCGAAGAGCTCCTTCCCTACCAGCAGGACATGAACCGACGGATCCGCAGATTCCTCTAACCCTCGGACAGGGCCTTGTTGCCTGCCAGGCCACTGTGGATTCCCAGGCAACGACAGTCATCAAATCACGGATGGATATTTTGTTGATTTGGGGAAACTCCGTCCGGAATCATGACGATAAAACTTCGGTGTGGCCCGCACCCTGCGGATCGACACCTTGAGGCCTGACCCATGCCTGTGTTTCATGGAGCCCGCCGGCTCGCGCTGTGCCTGCTCACGTTCGTTCTCGCCTGCTCTTCCACTGAACCGGATCCGAAGCCCGGGGAGGACGACGACAGCGGCAAGGTCGCCGCGCTCACCCTCACCCCGAACGGGGCGACGCTCCTGGTGGGCGAGACGCTGACCCTGGCCGCGCAGGCGCTCGATGAGAGCGGCCAGACGCTCAAGAACGTCCAGGTGACCTGGTCCTCCTACCTGCCCGAGTACGCCACCGTGGCCGACGGCCGGGTGACCGGCGTAGCCCCTGGCGGCACTGTCATCACCGCCAGGGTGGGTTCGGTGAGCACGACCCTGTCGGTCGTCGTGATGCCGGGCGACGCGTCCCTTCCGTCGAGCGACGAGGTCCTGACGTCCGCGCACGAGTCAGGCATCATCAACGACGAGGAGCTGCTGGCCTACCGGGTGTACGCCGCGTTCAGCGATCCCCGGCTGCCCCTCCAGTACAAGGCCCGCGTCGAGCCGGGCTTCGACGTCACCCCGCTGGAAGACCTGCACTCACGCTTCGACGACCTCTCCGCGCCGATGCAGGAGGCGCTCGGGATGTACCTGCTGCGTCCAGACGACCCGGGGAGCTGGCTCAACGCGCCCCTTCCCGACGCCCGGCTTCGCAGCATGGGGCGGCCTACCTGCAGGCCCAGCACGGACAGGTGGGACTCCCCTTCCAAGTCCTTCTCGAAGGTGAAGGTCTGGTACCAGTACACCGTCCCGGGACAGCGCGAGCAGGCTGTCCTCCTCGACGAGGCGATGGAAAAGGAGATCTGGCCGAAGCTGATGGCGCTGGGCCTCAAGGCGCCCCTCACCGACGAGGCCAACGCGGGCTGCAACGGAGGAAGCCCGCAGCTCGACATCTACCTGACCCCCAACATGGCCGGCCGGGGCCTGACCCTCCCGGACCAACTGGCCAACACGCAGGCACCCACCTACATCCTGCTGTGGGATGGGCTCACCGGTGACGACCTCAAGGCCGCGGCGACGCACGAGCTGATGCACGCCATCCAGTGGTCCTACAAGACGAAGGCCTGGCAGCGCGACTACGGATGGATCCGCGATGCGACCGCGAACTGGGCCATCGACCATGTGTATGGGCAGCAGCCGCAGCTGGAGCATGACTACGCCAACTGCTTCATGAGCAGCCCGGACCTGCCGCTGGAGGATCGCTCCGAGGGGCACTGCACCTCGGCGGCCGCGGGCAGCAAGGCGGCGCGCGACTATGGCGCCTATCTCTTCTTCCAGTTCCTGGCGAAGAAGCACGGCCCGAACGTCGTGGTGGCGGCGCTGGAGAAGCTGACCACGGAGACCTCCAGCCTCACCGCGGTGGACGCTGTCGTCCCCGGCAAGCTGGAGAAGGTCTGGCCGGAGTTCGCGAAGGTGCTCTGGAACCAGGCGCCCATCGACGCCAAGGCGGACTCCTTCGCGAAGTGGGACCAGCTCAAGGAGAAGGTGAAGTTCCACGCGATCAAGGGCGACCTGGCCGGCGCGCCCGAGCTCAAGGAAGACCTCCACGACGAGCTGAAGAACCTGTCCAGCCACTACGAGCACTTCACGTTCAGCGACCCGAACACCCGCTCGATGATCTTCCACAACGGGTGGTTCAAGAACATCACCGAGTCGAAGGAGCCGGTGAAGGTGCTCGCGCTCTGGAACGACGCGAGCGGGACGTGGCACGAGGAGGACTGGAGCAATTACGAATACGTGGGCCTCTGCCGCGACATGAAGTCGCAGCGGGCCCAGGACCTGATCATCATCACCAGCAACGCGAAGTTCGAGCCCAATGGCGGTGGGAGCCTGAAGGCGCAGAAGACGCCCTACCTCAAGCGCAGCAACGTGGGCTGCTGGAAGTACAAGGGCACCACGAAGGCGGTCCTGGTGGGGGTGGGCTGGTCGGGCGGGAGGCACCTCCTCGAGACGAACGTGGAGTTCCAGGTGCTGGGAGGCTTCGCGACCGCGGACTACGACCATCCGAACCTGCCGAACACGAAGCGGCTGGGCGCCTTCATGATCATGCCCCCCACCGGCGACTTCACGCTCGACATCGACTACACGTCCGGTGGGTGCCGGTACACGCACGGGCCCACGAAGTACTCGCTGATCGCCTCGGGCGGGGTGATGTTGATGAACCCCTTCAACGAATTGAAGTCACCGGATCCCGACACCCAGTGGTGGCTGTCGCACGCCTCACGCTCGTACACGTCGGCGCTCTCGGATGGACGCTTCGTGGATGTCGCCGTCAGCGGAGGCCCGGACTGCAGGGGGACGGTGAAGGATGTCCCAGGGAACATCCTCTTCACGGACGCGGGCTCCCCGCCGCTCGCCAAGCCCAATGGCGAGCTGTCCGGGACGTTCCCCTACTCCGACACCGTCTTCACCTGGACGTTGCAGCCGCAGACGGAACCCTGAGTCCGTGCCCTAGAACGCGACCTGGAAGCGGGACAGCACGACGTTCTCCGCTTCCCGGTCGCCACCGTCCGGAGCCCCACCCTCGTAGCCCGTGCGGTGGTAGTTCAGGGAGACGCGCACGCGCCGGTTGAGGGCGAAGAGCGTGGCGACGCCGAAGCCCCGGGCCCGGCTCACGGAGCGGGCCGGGTCCGCGAAGAGGGGGAACGCGTCGTCGTCCAGGTCCAGGCCCTGGTAGCGCACGGAGAGCTCCAGCGCGCCGCCCTTGCCCGTCTTGGGGTCGAACGGCCGGTGAGGCTTGGGGCCCGTGAAGGACGCGTCCCCGCCCAGCACATACGACGCATACGCCTGCCACGCGTGGTGGCGCAGGCGCGCACGCTGATCCCCGACGCTCACCTCCTGTGACGACAGGACGTACTCCGCGAGCAGCCCCACCGGGCCCCAGTAGAAGTGGCCCTGGGGCGAGAGCCGCACGTGCTCTCCGTTCGCGATGGTGGTCGGTCCGGTGGTGCCGTTGTTCAGGTAGCTGAAGATGATCTCCTGGCCGGTGCTGCGCTGGGGCACCAGGCCGGTGTTGGCCGGGGTGGCGGAGGGCGTGCCGAACTGGAGGCCCCGGGAGACGGCGACGCCCAGGCCCAGGCCCTGGAGCGCGGAGGACGTGTCGCCCTTGAAGGGCTGGGCGAAGACGCGGGCCACCAGGTCGAAGCTGTCGTCGGTGTTGACGTCGATGCTGGCGCCGTCGGGATCGCCGTTGACCACCGCGAACGCGTAGTGGAGCCGCCCGCCGGCGATGTCGCCGTGCAACTGAAGGCCCGCGTCGCGGACGGGGACCAGGTCGAAGGTGAGCGAGCGTTCGATGAAGGGAACGTCCGTGTTGGCCTGGAGCAGCTCCAGCCCGAAAGGCGTCTTGAAGCGGCCGGCGCGCAGACGGAGCCACTCCACGGGGCGCAGGTCGATGTACGCGTCCTGGATGAGCGGCTGCGTGTAACCGAAGTCCGGCATGAGGCGGAAGTCCACGAAGCCGAACAGCGTCCCGTCCAGGAAGGGGCGCAGGCGCCGGATGAGGAACGTGTTGGTGCCGCTCCGGTCCGAGTCCGCCACGTAGAAGCGGCCGTCCCCCTGGAGCTGCCCACGGACCTTCAGCACGAAGGCCTTGTCGGCGGTGGAGAAGACGTAGCCCTCCTCGGAGAGCTGGACGCTGGGAGGCTCCGGGGGCTTTTCGGGCTCGGTCGCCTGGGCGCGGGCCGGGGACGCGGCGAGCAGCAGCGCCCCCAGGGTGGCGAGAGGGGCGGCGGAGATGGCGGACACGCGGGACCTTTCACATGAGGGGCGCGCACGTTCCCATGTGAAGTGATGCTGTCAAGGGTCGCGCGGTGCCGGACGCGTGGCCCCGGCCTCGGACGTTTCCTTGAAGTCAGCGGCGGACAGGCCGTGCCGCTTGAGCAGGTCGTAGAAGTCGCTCCGGTTGCGCCCGGCCATCCGGGCCGCGGCGCTGACGCTGCCGTTGCTGCGGCGCATGGCCTCCGCGAGGTAGGCGCGCTCGAAGGCATCGCGCGCCTCGCGCAGCGAGGGCAAGGCCTCCGTCCCACCGGGAACGCCCGGCAGCAGCGGGGCCTCGGCCGGAGGGCGCTCCAGCGCCTGACCCAGGCGGGGCACGTGTCGCGGTTGCAGCTCGTCCGCGCCGGCCAGCAGCACCGCGGCCTCCATCTCGTGGATGAGCTCCCGGACGTTGCCGGGCCAGCCGTAGCGTTGCAGCAGCTCCACCGTCGCGGGCGCGAGCCGCGGCGGACGCAGGCCATAGCGGTTCGCCGTGCGCTCCAGGAAGAGCTGCGCGAGCAGCGGGATGTCCTCCAGCCGCTCGCGCAAGGGAGGCAGCTCGATGGGCACCACGTGCAGCCGGAAGTAGAGGTCCTGACGGAAGCGCTTCGCGGCCACCTCCTCCGAGAGGTCCCGGTTGGTGGCGGCGACCACCCGCACGTCCACGGTCTCCTCCACGTCCGCGCCCACGCGCGTGAGCCGCTGCTCCTGCAGCACGCGCAAGAGCTTCACCTGCACGGACGGGGACGCCTCGCCAATCTCATCCAGGAACAGCGTGCCGCCGTTGGCCGCGCCAAACAGGCCCTCGCGCTCGCGCACGGCGCCGGAGAACGCGCCCTTCACGTGTCCGAACAGCTCGCTCTCCAGCAGCTCCGGCGGAAGCGCGCCGCAGTTGACGGCGACGAAGCGCTCCGCGTTGCGGCGCGAGAGCACGTGGAGCATCCGCGCCGCCAGCTCCTTGCCGGTGCCGCTCTCGCCGGTGAGCAGGACGGTGGCGTCGGTGGGGGCGATGCGGGCAATCACCTCGCGCACGCGCGAGATGGCCTCGCTGACGCCCAGGAGCAGGGGCTCGCCGTCCTCGCCCATGCGCCGCCGCAGCTCCGCCACCTCCCGGCGCAGCACCGAGCGCTCGAGCGCGTGCGTGAGCTTCTGCATGAGCTCGTGGTCGTGGAACGGCTTGGTGAGGAAGCCGTAGGCGCCCTCCTGCATGGCCTGCACCGCGGTCTCGATGGAGCCGTGCGCGGTGAGCATGATGACGGACAGCTCGGGCGCCCGCTGCCGCGCGGCCCGGAGCACGTCCATGCCATCCATGTCCTCCAGGCGCAGGTCGAGCACCATCGCGTCCACGCGCTCCTGCGAGAGCCTGCGCAGGGCGGCCTTTCCCTCGCCCTCCACGGTCACGCGGTAGCCGCGGGAGGTCATGCGCATGGACATGAGCTCCGCGAGCTGGAGGTCGTCGTCCACCAGGAGCACGTGGGGCTGCTGGGCGGGGGTTTCAGGCGTCAAGGCGGCCTCCAGGGGACGTGGGGTCCTCGAGGGGAATCCAGAAGATGAAGGTGGCTCCGGGCCCGGACGTCTCCGCGAGCGACAGCTGGCCGCCGTGCGCGGTGATCATCTCACGCGCGATGGTCAGTCCCAGCCCCGTGCTGCGGCGCCCGCCGACCTCCAGGCTCGCGAAGGGACGGAAGATCCACTCGCGCGCGTGCGCGGGCACCCCCGGGCCCTGGTCCGCGACGGACAGCTGGACCGCGGACACGGAAGTGGCGGCGCCAGGGCGCTTGCGGCTCACCAGCTCACACGAGATGCGCACCGTCTTGCCCGCGCTGGAGACGGCGATGGCGTTGCTCACCAGGTTGGACAGGGCGCGCTCGACCAGGGCGGTGTCCATGGGCGCGCGCACGGGCTTCGCTGCGGGTTCGTACACCAGCTGGACCTTGCGCTCGTCCGCTTCGAAGGCGAGGTCCTGGAGGACGTTCTGGACGATCTGCTCCACCGAGGCCCCGGCGTTGCGCTGCAGCGGCTGGCCGGACTGCACGCGCGACAGGTCCAGCACGGAGGTCACCATGCGGATCTCCCGCTCGCACGCCGCCTGGGCGAGCTTCACCACGCGGGACTGCTGCGGCGTCAGGGGGCCCGTGCTGCCATCGCCCAGGAGCGACAGGGCCTCGCGCACGCGGGCCAGCGGCGTGCGCAGGTCGTGGGACACCGAGGCCACGAACGCGCTCTTGAGCTGATCCAGCTCCGCCAGGCGCCCGCGCATGCGGTCCAGGTCCAGCGACAGCGCGCGCAGCTCCTCGGGCCCGCGCAGTGGGGGCAGCGGGCTGAAGTCCCCCTGACCGATGCGGCGCGCATGCGTGGAGAGCAGCGCCACCGAGTTCGACACCGCGCGCGCCTGCGACAGGGCGAGCACGCCCGCGGCGACGATGCCCAGCAGGCCGAAGAGCCCGCCCGAGCGCAGCGCCGCCGATCCGATGGACCGCGCGTGGTCCTCCTTCGCCTGGATGGCCAGGCGCATGTCCCGCGTGCGCTCGGACCACACCGTGGTGAGGACCTCATCCAGCTGGAGCCGTCGCTCCCGCAGGGGGAACGACACCATCGACTCACAGGTGCCGGCCTGCTCCAGCTGCAGGGCGTACTGCACGTAGTCCTGGGCGCTCGCGCGGAAGCTGGCGTCGAGCTGCGTCGTGCCCTCTCCGAGCGCCTTCTGGAGGTCCTTGCGTGCATCGGCGACGGCGCGGTGTACGGAGGCCGCGCTGCCGTCATTCTGCTCGCAGGCCACCACGCCACGGCGCACCGCGAGCTCCAGCGCCCAGGCCGCGACGTACACGCGCTGCTCGCGCTCGAAGGACGCGAGCTCTTCCTGGCCCACGCTCGCCACCACCTCGTGGGTGTGCATGAGGCCCACGGCCATCTGTGAGAACGCCGCCACCAGCAGCGCGGTGACCACCGCGTAGGACAACAGGAGCCGGGCGCGCAGTCGAAGCACCAACATGGCGCGCAATCTAGCGCGCGACCGTGCGCGCGGCCCGACACTTCGCACGAGCGTCCGCCAGCACCCGCACGGCCGTCTGTCGGTCCCGACAGTGTCGGTCCCAGCCGACAGGGGCGCTGGGGGGATGGACCGACACCGCGGCGCGCTCCCCTCGGAGACAGCGCTGGCACGGCATCTGAAAGAGGCCGTCGTCCATGCGTTCTACGACCGCTCCCTTCA comes from Corallococcus macrosporus and encodes:
- a CDS encoding sigma-54-dependent transcriptional regulator, whose product is MTPETPAQQPHVLLVDDDLQLAELMSMRMTSRGYRVTVEGEGKAALRRLSQERVDAMVLDLRLEDMDGMDVLRAARQRAPELSVIMLTAHGSIETAVQAMQEGAYGFLTKPFHDHELMQKLTHALERSVLRREVAELRRRMGEDGEPLLLGVSEAISRVREVIARIAPTDATVLLTGESGTGKELAARMLHVLSRRNAERFVAVNCGALPPELLESELFGHVKGAFSGAVREREGLFGAANGGTLFLDEIGEASPSVQVKLLRVLQEQRLTRVGADVEETVDVRVVAATNRDLSEEVAAKRFRQDLYFRLHVVPIELPPLRERLEDIPLLAQLFLERTANRYGLRPPRLAPATVELLQRYGWPGNVRELIHEMEAAVLLAGADELQPRHVPRLGQALERPPAEAPLLPGVPGGTEALPSLREARDAFERAYLAEAMRRSNGSVSAAARMAGRNRSDFYDLLKRHGLSAADFKETSEAGATRPAPRDP
- a CDS encoding HAMP domain-containing sensor histidine kinase, producing MLVLRLRARLLLSYAVVTALLVAAFSQMAVGLMHTHEVVASVGQEELASFEREQRVYVAAWALELAVRRGVVACEQNDGSAASVHRAVADARKDLQKALGEGTTQLDASFRASAQDYVQYALQLEQAGTCESMVSFPLRERRLQLDEVLTTVWSERTRDMRLAIQAKEDHARSIGSAALRSGGLFGLLGIVAAGVLALSQARAVSNSVALLSTHARRIGQGDFSPLPPLRGPEELRALSLDLDRMRGRLAELDQLKSAFVASVSHDLRTPLARVREALSLLGDGSTGPLTPQQSRVVKLAQAACEREIRMVTSVLDLSRVQSGQPLQRNAGASVEQIVQNVLQDLAFEADERKVQLVYEPAAKPVRAPMDTALVERALSNLVSNAIAVSSAGKTVRISCELVSRKRPGAATSVSAVQLSVADQGPGVPAHAREWIFRPFASLEVGGRRSTGLGLTIAREMITAHGGQLSLAETSGPGATFIFWIPLEDPTSPGGRLDA
- a CDS encoding Ig-like domain-containing protein translates to MPVFHGARRLALCLLTFVLACSSTEPDPKPGEDDDSGKVAALTLTPNGATLLVGETLTLAAQALDESGQTLKNVQVTWSSYLPEYATVADGRVTGVAPGGTVITARVGSVSTTLSVVVMPGDASLPSSDEVLTSAHESGIINDEELLAYRVYAAFSDPRLPLQYKARVEPGFDVTPLEDLHSRFDDLSAPMQEALGMYLLRPDDPGSWLNAPLPDARLRSMGRPTCRPSTDRWDSPSKSFSKVKVWYQYTVPGQREQAVLLDEAMEKEIWPKLMALGLKAPLTDEANAGCNGGSPQLDIYLTPNMAGRGLTLPDQLANTQAPTYILLWDGLTGDDLKAAATHELMHAIQWSYKTKAWQRDYGWIRDATANWAIDHVYGQQPQLEHDYANCFMSSPDLPLEDRSEGHCTSAAAGSKAARDYGAYLFFQFLAKKHGPNVVVAALEKLTTETSSLTAVDAVVPGKLEKVWPEFAKVLWNQAPIDAKADSFAKWDQLKEKVKFHAIKGDLAGAPELKEDLHDELKNLSSHYEHFTFSDPNTRSMIFHNGWFKNITESKEPVKVLALWNDASGTWHEEDWSNYEYVGLCRDMKSQRAQDLIIITSNAKFEPNGGGSLKAQKTPYLKRSNVGCWKYKGTTKAVLVGVGWSGGRHLLETNVEFQVLGGFATADYDHPNLPNTKRLGAFMIMPPTGDFTLDIDYTSGGCRYTHGPTKYSLIASGGVMLMNPFNELKSPDPDTQWWLSHASRSYTSALSDGRFVDVAVSGGPDCRGTVKDVPGNILFTDAGSPPLAKPNGELSGTFPYSDTVFTWTLQPQTEP
- a CDS encoding porin → MSAISAAPLATLGALLLAASPARAQATEPEKPPEPPSVQLSEEGYVFSTADKAFVLKVRGQLQGDGRFYVADSDRSGTNTFLIRRLRPFLDGTLFGFVDFRLMPDFGYTQPLIQDAYIDLRPVEWLRLRAGRFKTPFGLELLQANTDVPFIERSLTFDLVPVRDAGLQLHGDIAGGRLHYAFAVVNGDPDGASIDVNTDDSFDLVARVFAQPFKGDTSSALQGLGLGVAVSRGLQFGTPSATPANTGLVPQRSTGQEIIFSYLNNGTTGPTTIANGEHVRLSPQGHFYWGPVGLLAEYVLSSQEVSVGDQRARLRHHAWQAYASYVLGGDASFTGPKPHRPFDPKTGKGGALELSVRYQGLDLDDDAFPLFADPARSVSRARGFGVATLFALNRRVRVSLNYHRTGYEGGAPDGGDREAENVVLSRFQVAF
- a CDS encoding type VI immunity family protein, producing the protein MKEAPPSIQLRDKGGWLAAQDGLVISFYLNTSPEEVAPAIWRSLQRYLQVIPPKTLNWYVSDEGDMAPLDDMGWEQIRQYLLEPPWNGAWAIELSESPSEAGSYQFEYYGRRPGDPLYKDPTTSVSFAFPTQDLREHGALRMRALALELAEELPFNFGYVSPAIVSPHGYWSSGDGHLLEALLNRYPSLDLYHASTYSSLIGTQALSPTWLTFLGQPLLGQMGGIDALRNALSFPEVSLLPMDGDRVLVTLDEWPALIDTEREAIPPQYRALARLMEPFLFQYKSEELLPYQQDMNRRIRRFL